From the genome of Uranotaenia lowii strain MFRU-FL chromosome 1, ASM2978415v1, whole genome shotgun sequence, one region includes:
- the LOC129758460 gene encoding uncharacterized protein LOC129758460 — MAEQCREPPDRRGGNSMSYPGWMLGPDDLGETRILLMRAKPKPDKKGEERLPSKPFMIAQTIQLTVGSKIRPYYPSPMICFRCAEYGHGKNKCPTENPVCLKCSKMHTLEENETCQNDPYCLHCQGNHFPMARDCPKYKEEAAIIKLKVDQGLSFGEARTIFRDSMRNTTFKSIVQQRLSTEVDEKDRTIQILREELAAVKNELRKLQETVTQKSNMVSTDMIRSKQSSNKTRSSSPRALSISPTTDSIMKPSGSDKTTEQSPRLSRIDSKGSYTSNRSYQQKANPQHNRNLSKKRTTTPPKLNAKKGKTNGPPLSCGPSPMEQ; from the exons ATGGCGGAGCAGTGTCGAGAGCCTCCTGATAGGAGAGGGGGTAATAGTATGTCATATCCTGGATGGATGCTAGGACCAGATGACCTAGGCGAGACACGGATCCTACTAATGAGAGCCAAACCTAAACCAGACAAGAAAGGTGAAGAACGACTTCCTTCTAAACCTTTCATGATCGCTCAAACAATACAATTGACCGTTGG ATCGAAAATTCGCCCGTACTATCCATCGCCCATGATTTGCTTCCGCTGTGCAGAATATGGACATGGAAAAAACAAATGCCCTACTGAAAACCCGGTTTGTTTGAAATGCTCTAAAATGCACACCCTTGAAGAAAATGAAACGTGCCAGAATGATCCATATTGTTTACACTGCCAAGGCAACCACTTTCCTATGGCTAGAGATTGTCCGAAATATAAAGAGGAAGCAGCAATAATCAAGCTGAAGGTCGACCAAGGTTTATCCTTCGGGGAAGCCCGAACCATCTTCAGGGATTCAATGAGGAATACAACGTTTAAAAGCATCGTACAACAACGTCTATCGACAGAAGTTGATGAAAAAGATCGCACTATCCAAATCCTTCGGGAAGAATTGGCCGCAGTCAAAAACGAACTACGAAAACTACAAGAAACGGTCACACAAAAATCGAATATGGTCAGTACCGATATGATCCGATCGAAGCAATCGTCAAACAAAACACGGTCATCATCCCCACGGGCACTTAGTATCAGTCCAACCACTGACTCGATTATGAAGCCTTCCGGTAGTGATAAAACCACTGAGCAATCACCAAGATTATCCCGCATAGATTCAAAAGGATCCTATACATCGAATAGATCATACCAGCAAAAAGCTAATCCACAACATAACcgaaatttaagtaaaaaaagaaCTACTACTCCTCCAAAACTTAATGCCAAAAAAGGGAAAACCAACGGACCCCCATTAAGTTGTGGTCCGTCTCCGATGGAACAATAA
- the LOC129758452 gene encoding putative vitellogenin receptor, which translates to MVIVRSSGAAIVLLIIGGFITVEVQGARKTGTKVTVQASCAEEEFQCDNGSCIPKAARCNDSKECSDGSDELGCDYFLCRKPMWHRCKHDESCISASFLCDKHDDCPLGDDEENCENYEVPHTPVPCSKLEFTCTDKMCIPSDLVCDGTQHCLDGSDETIGCMDIENKCKGFLCKNKHCLKSHDWVCDGVDDCGDGSDEVNCFAECNLEHGKFECSDNSTCVDLKVLCDGKDDCGDHSDEGGLCSDRKQCDTLRCPEGCQLTPQGAVCLCKAGYVFDKRSKKCEDVNECDRYGLCSQGCVNTPGSFQCTCAKKFKLRKDKRSCELAEQKRNFSILGVFMYI; encoded by the exons ATGGTCATCGTGCGGTCGAGCGGAGCGGCGATCGTACTGCTGATCATCGGTGGTTTTATTACTGTTGAAGTGCAGGGTGCTAGGAAGACCGGAACCAAGGTCACGGTGCAGGCATCATGTGCCGAGGAGGAATTCCAGTGTGACAACGGGTCCTGTATTCCCAAGGCTGCACGCTGCAACGATAGCAAGGAATGTTCAGATGGAAGTGATGAGCTCGGCTGTG ATTACTTCCTGTGTAGGAAACCGATGTGGCATCGCTGTAAACACGACGAAAGCTGCATTAGTGCGTCCTTCCTGTGCGACAAGCATGACGATTGTCCACTGGGAGACGATGAGGAAAATTGTGAGAACTACGAAGTTCCGCACACCCCGGTCCCTTGCAGCAAGCTGGAGTTCACCTGTACTGACAAAATGTGCATTCCATCCGATTTGGTGTGCGATGGAACGCAGCACTGCCTGGATGGATCAGACGAAACCATAGGTTGCATGGACATTGAGAACAAATGCAAGGGATTCCTGTGTAAGAACAAGCACTGTCTTAAAAGCCACGACTGGGTTTGCGATGGGGTGGACGATTGTGGAGATGGATCGGATGAGGTCAACTGCTTTGCCGAATGTAACCTGGAACATGGGAAGTTCGAGTGTTCCGACAATAGTACCTGTGTCGATCTGAAGGTCCTCTGTGACGGAAAAGACGATTGTGGGGATCACAGCGACGAGGGAGGGTTGTGCAGCGATCGCAAACAGTGCGATACGCTCCGGTGTCCAGAGGGTTGTCAGCTGACTCCGCAAGGCGCTGTCTGTCTTTGCAAGGCGGGATACGTGTTCGATAAGCGTAGCAAGAAGTGTGAGGATGTAAATGAGTGCGACCGGTATGGATTGTGTTCCCAGGGTTGCGTAAATACTCCGGGTTCGTTCCAGTGTACCTGTGCCAAGAAGTTCAAGCTGAGGAAGGATAAACGATCGTGTGAGCTAGCAG AACAGAAGCGAAATTTCAGCATTTTGGGTGTTTTTATGTACATTTga
- the LOC129738448 gene encoding ras-related protein Rab-40C has protein sequence MAKEYDYLLKVLLVGDSDVGKHEILSGLEDASSESPFCSGSGAGYKTTTILLDGKRVKLQVWDTSGQGRFCTIIRSYSRGAQGIILVYDITNKWSFDGLSRWLKEVEEHAPGVPKVLVGNRLHLAFKRQVAAKQAELYASRNKMACFEISPLCDFNIRESFCELARMALHRNGMERIWRSNKVLSLQELCCRTIVRRTSVYAIDTLPLPPSVKSYLKSYALTSSQCLNMTNLHHNTAPASNAKNLKCKTPTGHLRLPRSSAGGIGLGGSVSSGNSSMRNSCVIS, from the exons ATGGCAAAGGAATACGACTATCTGTTAAAGGTTCTGCTGGTGGGCGACAGTGACGTCGGGAAGCACGAGATTCTCTCCGGACTGGAGGACGCCTCCTCGGAGAGCCCCTTCTGCAGCGGAAGTGGTG CCGGTTACAAAACGACAACCATCCTATTGGACGGCAAACGGGTGAAGCTTCAAGTGTGGGACACATCCGGCCAAGGCCGGTTTTGTACAATAATCCGATCGTACTCGAGGGGCGCCCAGGGCATCATTCTGGTGTACGACATCACCAACAAGTGGAGCTTCGATGGTCTGAGTCGATGGCTGAAGGAAGTGGAAGAACATGCTCCCGGCGTTCCGAAAGTGCTCGTCGGCAATCGGTTGCATTTGGCGTTCAAACGGCAGGTTGCGGCGAAACAGGCCGAACTGTACGCCTCCCGGAACAAGATGGCATGTTTCGAGATTTCTCCGCTGTGTGATTTCAACATCCGGGAGTCGTTCTGTGAGCTGGCTCGGATGGCTCTGCACCGAAACGGGATGGAGCGGATCTGGCGCTCGAACAAGGTGCTCTCGCTGCAGGAACTTTGCTGCCGGACAATAGTGCGGAGAACTTCGGTATATGCCATCGATACCCTGCCACTACCACCTTCAGTTAAATCCTACCTTAAATCTTACGCCCTGACTTCGTCACAGTGTCTGAACATGACGAATCTGCACCACAACACGGCACCCGCTTCCAATGCCAAAAACCTCAAGTGCAAAACACCCACCGGCCACCTGCGGTTACCGAGGAGTTCGGCCGGCGGGATTGGGCTCGGCGGAAGCGTCAGCAGCGGCAACAGTTCGATGCGGAACAGCTGTGTGATATCCTGA